From Candidatus Zymogenus saltonus, the proteins below share one genomic window:
- a CDS encoding mandelate racemase/muconate lactonizing enzyme family protein, which yields MKISEIDFYLCHYPLPETFYPSWIPGYPQSNNSTLIVVVKTDEGIEGYSAMVGFLDEARGLPGMMRPFMVGRDPFRVENIVQVIRSAHYLGYKAFFIEVAIWDIIGKAAGLPVYKMLGGGIGKLKAYASSGEIMEPKKRVDYVKMIRDMGFKAVKLRIRSMEFKKDIAVVEAVRREVGDDFDIMVDANQGWPIHLGLVEWPRWDLKRAMKTADALEEYDVRWIEEPLFKHDFEGMAALRASTSIQIAGGEFNTDLYEFRDLIAHGSLDILQPDVTLSGGILMGKKIAGMAEASNLQFSPHTWTNGVGLAANLQLMGSVMNCPYCEFPFEPPGWVPEARDFMLKEPFSVDKEGFIHLPEGPGLGIELDMEKIMAHGEKL from the coding sequence ATGAAGATCAGCGAGATTGATTTTTACCTGTGTCACTACCCGCTGCCGGAGACCTTTTACCCGTCGTGGATACCCGGTTATCCCCAGAGCAACAACAGCACCCTGATCGTTGTGGTCAAGACCGACGAGGGAATAGAGGGTTATTCGGCGATGGTCGGCTTTTTGGACGAGGCTAGGGGGCTTCCCGGTATGATGAGGCCATTCATGGTAGGGCGCGACCCCTTCAGGGTGGAAAACATCGTTCAGGTAATCAGGAGCGCCCACTACCTGGGCTACAAGGCGTTCTTCATCGAGGTGGCGATTTGGGACATCATCGGCAAGGCCGCGGGACTTCCGGTCTACAAGATGTTGGGCGGAGGCATCGGGAAACTCAAGGCCTACGCCTCGTCCGGCGAGATTATGGAGCCGAAGAAGCGGGTCGATTACGTCAAGATGATAAGGGACATGGGGTTCAAAGCCGTGAAGCTTCGCATCCGCTCGATGGAGTTCAAGAAGGATATCGCCGTCGTGGAGGCGGTCAGGAGAGAGGTCGGGGACGATTTCGATATCATGGTGGACGCAAACCAGGGGTGGCCCATCCACCTGGGGTTGGTCGAGTGGCCCCGCTGGGACCTCAAGAGAGCGATGAAGACCGCCGATGCGCTGGAGGAGTATGACGTCAGGTGGATAGAGGAGCCCCTCTTCAAGCACGACTTCGAGGGAATGGCGGCGTTGAGGGCGTCTACCTCGATCCAGATAGCGGGCGGCGAGTTCAACACCGACCTCTACGAGTTCCGCGACTTGATCGCCCACGGCAGCCTCGACATCCTCCAGCCGGACGTCACCCTCTCCGGGGGGATACTCATGGGCAAGAAGATAGCGGGAATGGCAGAGGCCTCCAACCTCCAATTCTCGCCCCACACCTGGACCAACGGGGTCGGCCTTGCGGCGAACCTCCAGCTCATGGGATCGGTCATGAACTGCCCCTACTGCGAGTTTCCCTTCGAGCCTCCCGGATGGGTGCCGGAAGCGAGGGATTTCATGCTCAAGGAGCCGTTCTCCGTGGACAAGGAGGGATTCATACACCTGCCGGAGGGGCCGGGGCTCGGTATCGAGCTCGACATGGAGAAGATCATGGCCCACGGCGAGAAGCTCTAA
- the ald gene encoding alanine dehydrogenase has protein sequence MIVGVPREVKEEEYRVAITQSGVSALTGRGHKVLIEKDAGLESGITDADYEEAGAKMVPSGKDVWEGAEFILKVREPEGLELDMLSGHLIFSYLHLAANEPLTKMLLKEKVTAIAYETVETKEGYLPLLAPMSQVCGRLSIQVGAYGLERTNGGSGVLLSGVAGVAPAKVTIIGGGVAGFNAAQVAVGMGAEVFLIGISPAKLKYTGDMLRGRAVTVMSNSANIEEHILDADLVVGAALIPGAKTPLLMSRDLVSRMKPGSVIVDLSIDQGGLAETSRPSSHKNPFYKDEGVIHYAVPNMPGAVPRTSSFALSGDNSTYVLEICDKGFEGAIGDNPDLKRGVNVHNGSVTHKGVAEALGLDLTEP, from the coding sequence ATGATAGTAGGTGTTCCGAGGGAGGTAAAGGAGGAGGAGTACAGGGTCGCCATAACTCAGTCGGGGGTTTCCGCGCTGACAGGGCGCGGGCATAAAGTCCTGATCGAGAAGGACGCCGGCCTGGAGAGCGGCATAACGGACGCGGACTACGAGGAAGCAGGCGCTAAGATGGTCCCCTCGGGAAAGGACGTCTGGGAGGGGGCGGAGTTTATCCTGAAGGTCAGGGAGCCGGAGGGGCTTGAGCTCGATATGCTGTCCGGGCACCTCATATTTTCCTACCTCCATCTGGCGGCCAACGAACCCCTCACAAAGATGCTCCTGAAAGAGAAGGTGACCGCGATAGCCTACGAGACGGTGGAGACGAAAGAAGGTTACCTGCCCCTCCTGGCGCCGATGAGCCAGGTCTGCGGCAGGCTCTCCATTCAGGTGGGGGCCTACGGACTCGAGCGGACAAACGGCGGATCGGGAGTCCTTCTCTCCGGCGTGGCGGGCGTTGCCCCGGCCAAGGTTACGATAATTGGGGGCGGCGTCGCCGGGTTCAACGCGGCCCAGGTGGCCGTCGGGATGGGCGCCGAGGTCTTTCTCATAGGCATCTCCCCTGCAAAGCTGAAATACACCGGCGATATGCTCAGGGGAAGGGCGGTGACGGTCATGAGCAACAGCGCAAACATCGAGGAGCACATCCTCGATGCCGACCTCGTGGTGGGGGCGGCGCTTATCCCTGGGGCCAAGACCCCGCTCCTCATGAGCCGCGATCTCGTGTCAAGGATGAAGCCGGGAAGCGTGATAGTCGATCTCTCCATCGACCAGGGGGGATTGGCCGAGACCTCCAGGCCTTCCTCCCACAAGAATCCGTTCTATAAAGATGAAGGGGTAATACACTACGCAGTCCCGAACATGCCGGGGGCCGTCCCCAGGACTTCGTCTTTTGCTCTGTCGGGGGACAACAGCACTTACGTCCTTGAGATCTGCGACAAGGGATTCGAGGGGGCAATAGGCGACAATCCCGACCTGAAAAGGGGCGTGAACGTCCACAACGGGAGCGTAACCCATAAGGGTGTTGCCGAGGCGTTGGGCCTCGATCTCACCGAACCCTAA
- a CDS encoding 4Fe-4S binding protein — protein MTDVYKSLAVKLDELPQGFPKTETGVEIRILKKIFSPEDAEIALKLRPYPETVEEIAERLGKSPDEMRNTLFSMAEKGQIASYRSGGVRRFFFAPFVVGIYEFQIYKIDKELAELFEEYLPTLMKTLGGHKPAIARVVPVNTEIKGRSEIVPHDDIRRMIEDSSSFILNDCLCRKEQALAGNPCKHEIATCLGFSKDEDAYEDFTLGGKIITKEEALKVLSDAEEAGLVHNLFYNTIKGHIGVCNCCPCCCGVIRGVREFGAEHILARSNYLARIDDQTCTACGICADERCPVNAIDETDGIYRVIEEKCMGCGLCLVTCPVESITLEERPSSEREDPPRNMIEWSIQRAQNRGLELKLK, from the coding sequence ATGACCGATGTTTACAAGAGCCTCGCCGTAAAGCTCGACGAGCTGCCCCAGGGTTTTCCGAAGACCGAGACCGGAGTCGAGATCAGGATATTAAAGAAGATATTTTCGCCGGAAGACGCAGAGATCGCCCTCAAATTGAGGCCGTACCCGGAGACGGTTGAGGAGATAGCGGAGCGGCTTGGAAAGTCCCCGGACGAGATGCGGAATACCCTCTTCTCCATGGCGGAGAAGGGGCAGATAGCCTCCTACAGATCGGGGGGGGTGCGCAGGTTCTTCTTCGCCCCCTTTGTCGTAGGTATATACGAGTTTCAAATTTATAAGATAGATAAGGAGCTTGCGGAGCTCTTCGAGGAGTATCTCCCCACCCTAATGAAAACCCTCGGGGGCCACAAGCCGGCCATAGCCCGCGTGGTGCCCGTAAATACGGAAATAAAGGGAAGATCGGAGATCGTCCCTCACGACGACATACGGAGAATGATCGAGGACTCCAGCTCCTTCATCTTGAACGACTGTCTATGCCGAAAGGAGCAGGCTCTGGCCGGAAACCCGTGCAAACACGAGATCGCCACATGTCTCGGTTTTTCAAAGGATGAGGACGCCTACGAAGACTTCACGCTGGGGGGAAAGATAATCACGAAGGAGGAGGCCCTGAAGGTCCTTTCCGACGCCGAGGAGGCGGGCTTGGTTCACAACCTCTTCTACAACACGATCAAGGGACACATCGGCGTCTGCAACTGCTGCCCCTGCTGCTGCGGCGTTATCAGGGGGGTAAGGGAGTTCGGGGCGGAGCATATCCTTGCCAGGAGCAACTACCTGGCGAGGATAGACGACCAGACCTGCACCGCCTGCGGGATATGCGCGGATGAGCGGTGCCCCGTGAACGCCATCGATGAGACAGACGGCATCTACAGGGTGATAGAAGAAAAATGCATGGGATGCGGACTCTGCCTGGTTACCTGTCCTGTGGAATCCATCACGCTCGAGGAGAGGCCAAGCTCCGAGAGGGAGGACCCTCCCAGAAACATGATCGAGTGGAGCATCCAGCGCGCCCAGAACAGGGGACTGGAGCTGAAGCTGAAATAG
- the glmS gene encoding glutamine--fructose-6-phosphate transaminase (isomerizing) — protein MCGIVGYIGPKKVTGLLIEGLKRLEYRGYDSAGVAVITGGKVTIKRSKGKLAILEEIVSKESLDGNVGIGHTRWATHGKPSDENAHPHKAGSIVVVHNGIIENYLELKELLKSEGHEFSSETDTEVISHLIYKFVKTGKGFKDSVLSALNMIEGSYALGILKEDEPDVLMAARNESPLILGLGDGEFFIASDIPAIINHTRDVVILDDGEVVEYRDGQYSVTDLDGNKKVKESRRIDWSPVMAEKGGYKHFMLKEIFEQPQGIIDTIRGRISSEEGEVYMSEINLTPEEIKKFNKITIVACGTSWHAGLVGKFMMESILRIPVDVELGSEFRYRDPIVDQKTLIIAITQSGETTDTLAAVKEGKGKGAWVISICNVVESSAARAADGVIYTHAGPEIGVASTKAFTTQLTSLYLLTLYFAQIMGKLKSDGIRMRLQEFIKVPGYVEKVLAGNDDIRAIARKYMNARDFLYLGRGINYPIALEGALKLKEISYIHAEGYPAGEMKHGPIALIDEEMPVVAVVTKNNTYEKVLSNIKEVKARNGIVIAVANAGDKEVIKDEYEIDDIIYIPETDPLITPIVLVVPLQLLAYHVADLKGTDVDQPRNLAKSVTVE, from the coding sequence ATGTGCGGAATAGTCGGTTACATAGGCCCTAAAAAGGTTACTGGACTTTTGATAGAAGGCCTGAAGAGACTTGAATATCGGGGTTACGATTCCGCCGGGGTCGCGGTCATTACCGGAGGGAAGGTCACCATAAAGCGGAGCAAGGGAAAGCTCGCGATCCTGGAGGAGATCGTATCGAAAGAGTCGCTGGACGGCAACGTGGGGATAGGTCACACAAGATGGGCCACCCACGGCAAGCCCTCGGACGAAAATGCGCACCCCCACAAGGCGGGGAGCATCGTCGTGGTCCACAACGGCATCATCGAGAATTATCTCGAGCTGAAGGAGCTCCTCAAAAGCGAGGGACACGAGTTCTCGTCCGAGACCGACACCGAGGTGATAAGCCATCTCATCTACAAGTTTGTGAAAACGGGGAAAGGCTTTAAGGACTCTGTTTTGAGCGCTTTAAACATGATCGAGGGGTCTTACGCCCTGGGGATATTGAAGGAAGACGAGCCCGATGTCCTTATGGCGGCGAGGAACGAGTCCCCGTTGATTTTAGGACTCGGGGATGGGGAGTTCTTCATAGCCTCCGATATTCCGGCGATCATAAACCACACGAGGGACGTCGTTATCCTGGACGACGGCGAGGTGGTGGAGTACAGGGACGGCCAATACAGCGTCACCGACCTTGACGGCAACAAAAAGGTAAAAGAGTCCCGGCGGATAGACTGGAGCCCCGTAATGGCGGAGAAGGGCGGCTACAAGCACTTCATGTTGAAGGAGATATTCGAGCAGCCCCAGGGTATCATCGACACAATCCGGGGGAGGATATCGTCGGAGGAGGGGGAGGTGTACATGTCGGAGATCAACCTGACGCCGGAGGAGATCAAGAAGTTCAACAAGATCACCATAGTAGCCTGCGGGACATCGTGGCACGCCGGACTCGTGGGGAAGTTCATGATGGAATCGATCTTGAGGATTCCCGTGGACGTTGAGCTGGGTAGCGAGTTCAGATACAGGGATCCCATCGTGGATCAGAAGACACTGATCATCGCCATTACGCAGTCCGGCGAGACGACCGACACCTTGGCGGCGGTGAAGGAGGGAAAGGGCAAGGGGGCCTGGGTGATCTCGATCTGCAATGTGGTGGAATCGAGCGCCGCCAGGGCGGCGGACGGCGTCATCTATACGCACGCCGGCCCGGAGATAGGGGTTGCGTCCACCAAAGCCTTCACCACGCAGCTGACGTCCCTTTACCTCTTGACCCTCTACTTCGCCCAGATAATGGGAAAGCTCAAAAGCGACGGGATAAGAATGAGGCTCCAGGAGTTCATCAAGGTTCCGGGATATGTGGAGAAGGTTCTTGCGGGCAACGACGATATAAGGGCGATAGCAAGAAAATATATGAACGCCAGAGATTTTCTCTACCTCGGGAGGGGGATAAACTACCCCATCGCCCTTGAGGGGGCGCTCAAGCTCAAGGAGATATCTTACATCCACGCGGAGGGCTACCCCGCCGGCGAGATGAAACACGGCCCCATAGCCCTCATCGACGAGGAGATGCCGGTCGTCGCCGTTGTTACAAAAAACAACACCTACGAGAAGGTCCTCTCAAATATTAAGGAGGTCAAGGCGAGAAACGGCATAGTCATCGCCGTCGCCAACGCGGGGGATAAAGAGGTGATAAAGGATGAGTACGAGATTGACGATATCATCTACATCCCCGAGACCGATCCCTTGATTACCCCCATCGTCCTCGTCGTCCCCCTGCAGCTTTTGGCCTATCACGTAGCCGACCTGAAGGGGACAGACGTGGATCAGCCGAGAAATCTTGCCAAGAGCGTGACAGTCGAATAG
- a CDS encoding TrkA family potassium uptake protein produces MRNFLVIGLGKFGFTVAKTLYELGQNVTAMDIDEDVIQRIRDYSNQAIKGDAVSMDNLSGIGKENVDVAVVSLGERMDASVLVTLHLKELGIEEIWVKAINEDHGKILKRLGVTEVIHVEQEMGERVAHNLSRPNVLDYLPVSKGYSIQESPVPKSFTGKSLLDLGLRKKYGIFVIAVKELIPERMVINPEAKFVLKDSDIMVILGKDEDLDKLRNM; encoded by the coding sequence ATGAGAAACTTTTTGGTAATCGGCCTTGGGAAATTCGGTTTTACAGTGGCCAAAACCCTGTATGAGCTGGGACAAAACGTGACGGCGATGGATATAGACGAAGATGTAATCCAGAGGATACGCGATTACTCGAATCAGGCCATAAAGGGGGATGCGGTATCGATGGACAACCTTTCCGGTATCGGCAAGGAAAACGTGGACGTCGCCGTTGTCAGCCTTGGGGAGAGGATGGACGCCTCCGTCTTGGTGACCCTTCACCTGAAAGAACTCGGGATTGAAGAGATCTGGGTCAAGGCCATAAACGAAGACCACGGAAAGATATTGAAGAGACTCGGCGTCACAGAGGTGATTCACGTGGAGCAGGAGATGGGGGAGAGGGTGGCCCACAACCTCTCAAGGCCGAACGTTCTCGATTACCTGCCGGTTTCCAAGGGGTACAGCATTCAGGAGTCTCCGGTGCCCAAGTCTTTTACGGGAAAGAGCCTTTTGGATCTCGGCCTCAGAAAAAAATACGGTATCTTCGTGATAGCCGTAAAGGAGCTTATTCCGGAGAGGATGGTTATAAATCCAGAGGCCAAATTCGTCTTGAAGGACAGCGATATAATGGTAATCCTCGGCAAGGACGAAGACCTGGACAAGTTGAGGAACATGTAG
- a CDS encoding UvrD-helicase domain-containing protein — MDKILKNLNDTQREVVTFDQGPALVLAGAGSGKTRVLTHRIAYLVASGIHPDRILAVTFTNKAAKEMRERASRLIPSPGALPWITTFHSACLRILRIEAKSAGLNPNFVIYDSTDQVQLMRRILKDLDIGERSLSPQGVLYAIEIAKNRLMTPDLFRETYQDPFSRRTARVYARYQEELKKSSALDFSDLIMGCVILFDENPQILDKYRERFIHLLVDEYQDTNFAQYELIKRLVSKHRNLCVVGDDDQSIYRWRGADLGNILDFENDFPDCVVFRMEKNYRSTKSILAASGSVVEKNTGRKGKTLYTDNEEGNKVVFFEGYDDRDETGYAVRTIAGLMEDFGYDAKDFAIFYRTNAQSRPFEDELMGAGIPYQVVGGMRFYERMEIKDVVAYLRLAGSPDDAQSFLRIVNVPPRGVGAKTIEKIEELAKEKTVNLVDASESLLKEGRLSKKAADGIDMLLKVLKSISESDSLYGAAMGAVFDSGMFDYYRSMGTVEAEGRIENLNEFITAVSEFEEKNPDAPLSDLLDQIALVSDVDGLDDVRTRVSLLTIHSAKGLEFPVVIIAGMEEGLFPHGRSLDTIEDIEEERRLCYVGMTRAKERLYLTSARRRRVFGTERINSVSRFVHEVDRNYIETAGSGFRAHDEYKLELDEDYARENRGITGRFDKIGGSTQTIAPGVRIKHPDFGYGIVKGVEEIGGRLKLTVLFSGYGIKKVISGYVPIEIV, encoded by the coding sequence ATGGACAAGATCCTAAAGAACTTAAACGATACCCAGAGAGAGGTGGTGACATTCGATCAAGGCCCTGCCCTTGTCCTTGCGGGCGCCGGGTCCGGGAAGACCCGGGTCTTGACCCACCGGATCGCCTATCTCGTCGCCTCCGGGATACACCCGGATCGGATCCTCGCCGTTACCTTCACAAACAAGGCCGCAAAGGAGATGAGGGAGCGGGCGTCAAGGCTTATTCCGTCTCCCGGCGCACTCCCCTGGATTACGACCTTTCACTCCGCCTGCTTGAGGATATTGAGGATAGAGGCGAAATCGGCCGGCCTGAATCCGAACTTCGTCATATACGATTCAACGGATCAGGTACAGCTTATGCGCAGGATTCTAAAGGACCTTGACATCGGCGAGAGGAGTCTGAGTCCCCAGGGTGTTTTATATGCGATAGAGATCGCAAAAAACAGGCTCATGACCCCGGACCTGTTTCGGGAGACGTATCAGGACCCCTTCAGCCGGAGGACTGCCAGGGTCTATGCACGGTATCAGGAGGAGCTAAAAAAGAGCTCGGCTCTCGACTTCTCCGATCTGATAATGGGCTGCGTAATCCTGTTTGACGAGAATCCCCAAATACTCGACAAGTATCGGGAGAGGTTCATTCACCTTTTAGTTGACGAATATCAGGATACGAACTTCGCCCAGTATGAGCTGATAAAGCGTCTCGTTTCAAAACACAGAAACCTCTGCGTTGTAGGCGATGATGACCAGTCGATATACCGCTGGCGGGGGGCCGACCTCGGGAATATCCTCGATTTTGAAAACGACTTTCCGGACTGCGTGGTCTTTCGGATGGAGAAAAACTACCGGTCGACGAAGAGCATCCTGGCTGCATCCGGATCGGTCGTAGAAAAAAACACGGGCAGAAAGGGAAAGACGCTCTACACCGACAACGAAGAGGGGAACAAGGTCGTCTTTTTCGAGGGATACGACGATCGAGACGAGACCGGGTACGCCGTCAGGACGATCGCAGGTCTCATGGAGGACTTCGGATACGACGCAAAAGATTTTGCGATATTCTACAGGACAAACGCCCAGTCGCGGCCATTCGAGGACGAGCTTATGGGGGCCGGGATTCCCTACCAGGTGGTGGGGGGTATGCGCTTCTACGAGAGGATGGAGATAAAGGACGTGGTGGCTTATCTAAGGTTGGCCGGTTCCCCCGACGACGCCCAGAGCTTTCTCAGGATCGTCAACGTGCCGCCAAGGGGCGTGGGGGCAAAGACGATCGAGAAGATCGAAGAATTAGCAAAAGAGAAAACCGTCAACTTGGTCGACGCCTCCGAGTCTCTTTTAAAGGAGGGAAGATTATCTAAGAAGGCGGCGGACGGGATAGATATGCTGCTTAAGGTCTTGAAAAGCATATCCGAAAGCGACTCCCTATACGGGGCAGCGATGGGTGCGGTGTTCGACTCCGGGATGTTTGACTATTACCGGTCGATGGGAACCGTAGAGGCGGAGGGGAGAATAGAAAACCTGAACGAGTTTATTACGGCCGTAAGCGAGTTCGAGGAGAAAAACCCCGACGCCCCCCTCTCAGACCTCCTCGATCAGATAGCCCTGGTAAGCGATGTCGACGGACTCGATGATGTGAGGACGAGGGTCTCCCTCTTGACGATCCACAGCGCCAAGGGGCTCGAATTTCCCGTCGTTATAATCGCCGGGATGGAGGAGGGGCTTTTCCCCCACGGCCGGTCCCTCGACACCATAGAGGACATCGAGGAGGAGAGGCGCCTCTGCTACGTGGGAATGACAAGGGCAAAGGAGAGGCTATATCTCACATCGGCGAGGAGGAGAAGGGTGTTCGGCACCGAGAGGATAAACAGCGTTTCGAGGTTTGTCCACGAGGTGGACAGAAACTATATCGAGACGGCGGGAAGTGGGTTCAGGGCTCACGATGAATACAAGCTTGAGCTTGACGAGGACTACGCCCGGGAAAATCGGGGAATTACAGGGCGTTTCGATAAAATCGGGGGATCGACGCAAACAATCGCCCCGGGAGTCAGAATAAAGCACCCGGATTTCGGCTACGGCATAGTCAAGGGCGTGGAGGAGATCGGCGGAAGGCTGAAGCTTACGGTCCTATTTTCGGGCTACGGGATCAAAAAGGTAATCAGCGGTTACGTCCCGATAGAGATAGTATAG
- a CDS encoding response regulator has translation MTKFIKATCPSCSKEIFLDPTEVPDQGKSVICSSCATPFKVKIGKRDAGGGGARDKVATDTAKRGLVVVIEDSKFARTQIVEALSEEGIEVVEAETAEDGINWILELHPKVIIVDLFLGTGNPQGLDIIRNVRKRIDKRIPEGIRIITYTIMSEEKVPLAIRKMTDSFVHKGPTALFHLREEVLRLLNE, from the coding sequence ATGACTAAATTCATTAAAGCCACGTGTCCGAGCTGCTCAAAGGAGATATTCCTCGATCCGACCGAGGTGCCGGACCAAGGGAAGAGCGTTATATGTTCGTCCTGCGCAACCCCGTTTAAGGTCAAGATCGGAAAGAGAGATGCGGGGGGAGGTGGTGCGAGAGACAAAGTGGCCACCGACACCGCCAAGCGGGGACTCGTTGTCGTCATAGAGGATTCAAAATTTGCGAGGACCCAGATCGTCGAGGCGCTCTCCGAAGAGGGAATAGAGGTCGTGGAAGCGGAGACGGCCGAAGACGGTATCAACTGGATCTTGGAGCTTCATCCCAAAGTGATTATCGTTGACCTCTTCCTCGGCACCGGGAATCCCCAGGGTCTCGATATAATAAGGAACGTGAGGAAGAGGATAGACAAGAGAATCCCCGAAGGAATAAGGATCATTACATACACCATAATGTCCGAGGAAAAGGTGCCCTTGGCCATAAGGAAGATGACCGATTCCTTTGTTCACAAGGGGCCCACAGCCCTCTTTCACCTGAGGGAGGAGGTTCTTCGCCTCCTTAATGAGTAG
- a CDS encoding (deoxy)nucleoside triphosphate pyrophosphohydrolase, whose translation MRPEQIVLVSAALIVKEGRVLVGKRRRGKSDPEKWEFPGGKIRPGEDPRDSIVREIEEELGIGLSVGRLFDAVNHAYPDKSVLILFYLAEMAPSGASSEYSSRDHDEILWAGPEELLRLDFLDADRKVALSLAEAMATGGVS comes from the coding sequence ATGAGACCTGAACAGATAGTCCTGGTATCCGCCGCCCTTATCGTAAAGGAGGGGAGGGTCCTTGTGGGGAAAAGGAGAAGGGGGAAGAGCGATCCGGAAAAGTGGGAGTTCCCGGGCGGGAAGATCCGCCCCGGAGAAGACCCAAGGGACAGCATCGTGAGGGAGATAGAGGAGGAGCTTGGAATCGGGCTTTCGGTGGGAAGGCTCTTTGACGCGGTAAACCACGCCTATCCCGACAAGAGCGTCCTTATCCTCTTCTATCTAGCGGAGATGGCACCTTCGGGCGCCTCTTCTGAATATTCGTCCAGGGATCACGACGAGATCCTGTGGGCGGGGCCGGAGGAGCTTTTGAGGCTCGATTTTCTGGATGCGGACAGAAAGGTGGCGTTAAGCCTCGCCGAGGCTATGGCGACCGGAGGGGTTTCCTGA